In one window of Poriferisphaera corsica DNA:
- a CDS encoding sigma factor-like helix-turn-helix DNA-binding protein produces the protein MDLSEMIGAFDDADRIWGGRETELGFIFTGSLDEKFNIYYEMRLMEEHKLFSHHIEPFEGRDGVGKTSYCRFRLSGKSPNFWEQYIALSAKAVKAVGDVEVDSVRYVEEPPVVVLWTTFLISELMERNSPMIVVEPSKYGGYATGVVKMPLLASKWLLQQLHAECEETKPKKRRKRSQRKGVVDANLTEKQAEAFWMVQDCNGNIAEAARRLGKDRKTIEQHYKRACEILGKKAVSHIEKQNLPHDQRGQAMIASNDLGPAYTGPKNNIGAYRDERSPDSESDSDWDSDTSEDWD, from the coding sequence ATGGATTTAAGTGAAATGATCGGTGCATTTGATGATGCAGATCGCATATGGGGTGGGCGTGAAACCGAGTTAGGTTTCATTTTTACAGGCTCATTAGATGAAAAATTCAATATCTACTATGAAATGCGATTGATGGAAGAACATAAATTGTTTTCGCATCATATCGAGCCGTTTGAAGGGCGTGATGGCGTTGGTAAAACAAGTTACTGCAGGTTTAGATTAAGCGGGAAATCACCAAATTTCTGGGAGCAGTATATCGCATTGAGTGCGAAGGCTGTGAAAGCGGTTGGTGATGTAGAGGTAGATTCAGTTCGGTATGTCGAGGAGCCGCCTGTAGTTGTGCTGTGGACTACATTCTTGATATCTGAATTGATGGAACGTAACAGTCCAATGATTGTTGTAGAACCTAGTAAATATGGTGGTTATGCAACGGGTGTTGTCAAAATGCCGTTGCTTGCTTCGAAGTGGTTACTACAACAACTACACGCAGAATGTGAAGAAACAAAACCAAAGAAACGTAGGAAACGCAGCCAGCGTAAAGGGGTTGTTGACGCTAATCTTACAGAAAAACAAGCAGAAGCATTTTGGATGGTTCAGGACTGCAATGGAAATATTGCCGAAGCAGCAAGAAGATTAGGTAAAGATCGAAAAACGATTGAACAGCATTACAAGAGAGCATGTGAGATATTAGGTAAGAAGGCCGTCAGCCATATAGAGAAGCAAAATTTGCCGCATGATCAAAGAGGGCAAGCAATGATTGCCTCTAATGATTTGGGGCCAGCCTATACAGGGCCTAAGAATAATATTGGTGCATATAGAGACGAACGATCACCTGATTCAGAATCAGATTCTGATTGGGATTCGGATACTAGTGAAGATTGGGATTAA
- a CDS encoding extracellular solute-binding protein: MTVGKALRSLLVLATILIVIWAFIDVGVRIVNKNAKLNQPGKTVLTILHWGNTEETDIVKELVREFEAENPDIKVNRLHANDYDTKLKTMLAAGTPPDLFYLRYEDVIDFADTEMIKNLEPFIAKDRANNNGYAMTDEFYPILIDAFRFDKDKQVQGQGDLYGIAKDFTTWIMYVNLDLFKQAGIEIPYDGWTWDEYRAAMKKIRALSDPQDPNKQYFGGVLKTWPTVVRNILWTNDADYFGGENNNDFNLVTLDQPNAQHMLNLIRTMRMDDDSVYNPTGISQSEDDMFRRGKIGSIGPLGRWMTPQYRKITEFDWDIVPMPYKTKPVSDIATVSWAMASATQNPDKAYTLLKFLTGKKGQTLTSELGLAMPCMKAVAESDAFLSPGQKPKNAQLFIDMIAKSKLPQNPRIKKFTTIVDRELQKTLQLNEKTPMQAANDVSENWRKELASPLNNKQYSRMPWMPVVTTAAILIAAAIAVLWWIARKEKLGSLDHAQERTGYLFVSPWVLGFVLLVLGPMILSFILAFTQWSAMSPLSSAKFVGFDNFVHIFNFDKDFTQSLWVTAYFTIICVPVIQVAALLVALLMNVSAKGIAFFRTAYFVPSVVTGVALVTLWITIFNNDSGMLNAYLNKILIPLGLEAPDWFGEDAKWFAMPALVIMSLWGVGGGMVIYLAGLKGIPQSLYEAATIDGAGPVKKFFAVTMPMLSPLIFFNLVMGIIGSFQIFTQAYVIRGSSGGTNENLMFYVLNLYDAAFNQHRMGYASALAWILFIIILVMTLLVFRGSKNMVHYEGLKS, from the coding sequence ATGACTGTGGGAAAAGCACTTCGTTCACTACTCGTTTTGGCCACGATCCTCATCGTGATATGGGCCTTCATCGACGTCGGTGTTCGAATCGTCAACAAGAACGCGAAACTCAATCAGCCCGGTAAAACCGTGCTCACCATCCTCCATTGGGGTAATACAGAGGAAACCGATATCGTTAAAGAACTCGTCCGCGAGTTCGAAGCCGAGAACCCCGACATCAAAGTCAACAGGCTTCACGCCAACGACTACGACACCAAACTCAAAACCATGCTCGCCGCCGGCACGCCCCCCGATCTCTTCTATCTCCGATACGAAGACGTGATCGACTTCGCCGACACCGAGATGATCAAAAATCTCGAACCCTTCATCGCCAAGGACCGCGCCAATAACAACGGCTACGCCATGACCGATGAGTTCTACCCCATCCTCATCGATGCCTTCCGATTCGATAAAGACAAGCAAGTCCAAGGCCAAGGCGATCTCTACGGCATCGCCAAAGACTTCACCACATGGATCATGTACGTCAACCTTGACCTCTTCAAACAAGCAGGCATCGAAATCCCATACGACGGCTGGACATGGGATGAATACCGCGCAGCTATGAAAAAGATCCGCGCACTCTCCGACCCACAAGACCCCAACAAGCAATACTTCGGCGGCGTCCTCAAAACCTGGCCTACCGTCGTCCGCAACATCCTCTGGACAAACGATGCTGACTACTTCGGCGGCGAAAACAACAACGACTTCAACCTCGTCACACTCGATCAGCCCAACGCTCAGCACATGCTCAACCTCATCCGCACCATGCGTATGGATGACGACAGCGTCTACAACCCCACCGGCATCTCTCAGTCTGAAGACGACATGTTCCGTCGCGGCAAGATCGGGTCTATCGGTCCATTAGGCCGCTGGATGACTCCGCAATACCGCAAGATTACCGAGTTCGACTGGGACATCGTCCCCATGCCCTACAAAACCAAGCCCGTCAGCGATATCGCAACCGTCTCATGGGCCATGGCTTCTGCAACGCAAAACCCCGACAAAGCCTACACACTCCTCAAATTCCTCACCGGCAAAAAAGGTCAAACGCTCACATCCGAGCTCGGCCTTGCCATGCCCTGTATGAAAGCCGTCGCCGAATCCGACGCTTTCCTCTCGCCCGGCCAGAAACCAAAGAACGCTCAACTCTTCATCGACATGATCGCCAAGAGTAAGCTCCCTCAAAACCCGCGCATTAAAAAGTTCACCACCATCGTTGACCGTGAACTCCAAAAAACACTACAACTCAACGAAAAAACACCCATGCAAGCCGCCAATGATGTCAGCGAAAATTGGCGAAAGGAACTTGCATCACCACTCAACAATAAACAATACTCACGCATGCCGTGGATGCCCGTTGTGACCACCGCCGCCATTCTCATCGCCGCTGCCATCGCCGTTCTCTGGTGGATTGCACGCAAAGAAAAGCTCGGCTCACTCGACCACGCCCAAGAACGTACCGGCTACCTCTTCGTCTCGCCTTGGGTGCTTGGCTTCGTCCTCCTAGTCCTCGGCCCGATGATCCTCTCTTTCATACTCGCCTTCACCCAGTGGTCCGCCATGTCACCTCTATCCAGCGCTAAGTTCGTTGGCTTCGACAACTTCGTCCACATCTTCAACTTCGACAAAGACTTCACCCAATCACTCTGGGTCACAGCCTACTTCACAATCATCTGTGTCCCCGTTATCCAAGTCGCAGCACTCCTCGTTGCGCTGCTCATGAACGTCTCCGCGAAAGGCATCGCCTTCTTCCGCACCGCCTACTTTGTCCCCTCAGTCGTTACCGGCGTCGCGCTCGTCACACTCTGGATCACCATCTTCAACAACGATTCAGGCATGCTCAACGCATACCTCAACAAAATCCTCATCCCTCTCGGCCTCGAAGCACCCGACTGGTTCGGCGAAGATGCCAAATGGTTCGCCATGCCCGCACTCGTCATCATGTCCCTCTGGGGCGTCGGCGGCGGCATGGTCATCTACCTCGCAGGCCTCAAAGGCATCCCACAATCTCTCTACGAAGCCGCGACCATCGACGGGGCAGGGCCCGTGAAGAAATTCTTCGCTGTCACCATGCCCATGCTCTCACCACTCATCTTCTTCAACCTCGTCATGGGCATCATCGGCTCATTCCAAATCTTCACACAAGCCTACGTCATCCGCGGCTCATCCGGTGGCACAAACGAGAACCTCATGTTCTACGTCCTCAATCTCTACGACGCCGCATTCAACCAACACCGTATGGGTTACGCAAGCGCTCTCGCTTGGATCCTTTTCATCATCATCCTAGTCATGACCCTCCTCGTCTTCCGCGGCTCGAAGAACATGGTGCATTACGAAGGCCTTAAATCATGA
- a CDS encoding carbohydrate ABC transporter permease codes for MSTLTTPQPELKQKPTQKPALILSAKSLKRQKLFYNIFIYTLLIGGATLLMLPFLWLVSNSLKTDQEISIINQFFPKVIQWENYPKALAKMGMVVENGIPRFPALANTTVITVLCVIGQVLSSSLVGYGFARYNFRGRNILFMIMLSTMMLPAQVTMIPVFLLFRSVGWIDSLLPLIIPAWFGTPFFIFMFRQFFSQIPESLLEAARIDGASNLRIYFTIMLPLSAPVIAIVAIYTFMFAWNDFMSPLIYLNSPEMRTLALELNTFNGQYGVQNRELLMAASFLTMLPCIVLFFAAQRYFMDNAASSGMKG; via the coding sequence ATGAGCACACTCACCACACCACAACCCGAACTAAAACAAAAACCAACCCAAAAGCCCGCGCTCATTCTCAGCGCCAAATCCTTGAAGCGCCAAAAGCTCTTCTACAACATCTTCATCTACACACTCCTCATCGGCGGCGCAACCCTCCTCATGCTCCCTTTCCTTTGGCTCGTCAGTAACTCACTGAAAACCGATCAGGAAATCAGCATCATCAACCAGTTCTTCCCAAAGGTCATCCAATGGGAAAACTACCCCAAAGCCCTCGCAAAAATGGGCATGGTCGTCGAGAACGGCATCCCCCGCTTCCCAGCCCTCGCCAACACCACCGTCATCACAGTCCTCTGTGTCATCGGCCAAGTCCTCTCTTCGTCACTCGTCGGTTACGGCTTCGCCCGTTACAACTTCCGAGGCCGCAACATCCTCTTCATGATCATGCTCTCAACCATGATGCTCCCCGCACAGGTCACCATGATCCCCGTCTTCCTCCTCTTCCGCTCCGTTGGCTGGATCGACTCACTCCTCCCACTCATCATCCCCGCATGGTTCGGAACACCATTCTTCATCTTCATGTTCCGGCAGTTCTTCTCGCAAATCCCCGAATCCCTCCTCGAAGCCGCACGCATCGACGGCGCCTCCAACCTCCGCATCTACTTCACCATCATGCTCCCGCTCTCAGCCCCCGTCATCGCCATCGTTGCCATCTACACCTTCATGTTCGCATGGAACGACTTCATGTCGCCCCTCATCTACCTCAACTCACCCGAGATGCGAACCCTCGCCCTCGAACTCAACACCTTCAACGGCCAATACGGCGTTCAAAACCGTGAACTTCTCATGGCCGCCTCTTTCCTCACCATGCTCCCATGTATCGTCCTCTTCTTCGCTGCCCAGAGATACTTCATGGATAACGCAGCCTCCTCCGGCATGAAGGGATAA
- a CDS encoding ABC transporter ATP-binding protein codes for MAEVIIKDVEKVYPGGFKAVKGINLDIHDSEFIVLVGPSGCGKSTTLRMVAGLEEISGGTVSIGDRVVNDVPPKDRDIAMVFQNYALYPHMSVYKNMAFGLKLRGMKKPDIDERVRWASSILGLDTLLERKPKALSGGQRQRVAVGRAIVRQPAAFLFDEPLSNLDAKLRVETRAELKRLHHKLQTTTIYVTHDQEEAMTLGDRVVVMSEGLIQQVDAPLTVYERPVNRFVAGFLGTPPMNFLSGALTSKNGGVFFEGEGVSLKLNEEQADNVASHIGQDVTLGLRPEGVYMHANEHANDEDRTAELEVNVIEPLGDTMDLFLDTSTGARLVARVKAEHLDLGTKVKMYVDPTKIHIFEPGEYGNNISLTEVKEAVTA; via the coding sequence TTGGCAGAGGTCATTATTAAAGATGTAGAGAAGGTCTATCCCGGCGGCTTCAAAGCGGTTAAGGGTATCAATCTCGACATTCATGATTCAGAATTTATCGTGCTTGTCGGGCCTTCAGGCTGCGGCAAGTCGACAACACTCCGCATGGTGGCGGGTCTGGAAGAGATCAGCGGCGGAACCGTTTCGATCGGCGATCGCGTCGTCAATGACGTCCCACCAAAAGATCGCGATATCGCGATGGTGTTCCAGAACTACGCGTTGTATCCGCATATGTCGGTTTACAAAAACATGGCTTTCGGCCTGAAACTGCGTGGTATGAAGAAACCTGATATTGATGAGCGTGTCCGTTGGGCATCATCCATTCTTGGCTTGGACACATTACTCGAACGTAAACCCAAAGCACTCTCAGGTGGTCAAAGACAGCGTGTCGCTGTCGGCCGTGCGATTGTTCGCCAACCGGCTGCATTCCTGTTCGACGAACCCCTGTCGAACCTTGATGCAAAGCTGCGTGTTGAAACGCGTGCAGAGCTCAAGCGTTTGCACCACAAATTGCAAACAACCACGATTTACGTGACCCACGACCAGGAAGAAGCGATGACACTTGGTGACCGCGTTGTGGTCATGAGTGAAGGGCTGATCCAGCAAGTCGATGCACCTTTAACCGTATACGAACGACCTGTGAACCGCTTTGTGGCAGGTTTCCTCGGCACGCCGCCGATGAACTTCCTCAGCGGCGCACTGACCAGCAAAAATGGTGGTGTGTTCTTTGAAGGTGAAGGCGTTTCGCTGAAGCTGAATGAAGAGCAGGCAGACAATGTTGCGAGCCATATCGGTCAAGATGTTACTTTGGGTTTGCGTCCTGAAGGTGTTTACATGCACGCGAATGAGCATGCGAACGACGAAGACCGTACGGCAGAATTGGAAGTAAACGTCATCGAGCCGTTGGGCGACACGATGGACTTGTTCCTGGATACCAGCACGGGTGCGAGATTGGTTGCCCGCGTGAAAGCTGAGCATCTGGATCTCGGCACGAAGGTTAAGATGTATGTTGACCCCACGAAGATTCATATTTTCGAACCGGGCGAGTATGGCAACAACATCAGCTTGACGGAAGTTAAAGAAGCTGTCACGGCATAA
- a CDS encoding RHS repeat-associated core domain-containing protein: MSDLTKVYDANGNEITHGDSITHEIANVAQSKLIPFSWTGMYRDRFTGFHHTHYRDFDPVHDRWLSPDSAGYKDGLNLYGAYKGVDGVDPLGLVMILIHGVNTDAAWFEHAKAGLRAYWKAHGMPEEEIIEFKWWDEDGVQGGSSLKATDDTTKFHGYNKAAAERLSILIAELDGLKKRTGSEENISIMAHSQGTEIAMFAMDSSYIPEYGINNNSIVPATPTKAKIDNFIMMGSPYDITHFGKYKKFNKLSSIQSDVRGNVYNYRSKDDFWASFKGIIGANGNYLNR; encoded by the coding sequence ATCTCAGACCTCACCAAGGTTTACGATGCGAACGGCAACGAGATTACCCACGGTGACAGCATAACGCATGAGATAGCAAATGTCGCTCAATCCAAACTCATCCCCTTCAGCTGGACCGGCATGTACCGTGACCGTTTCACTGGCTTCCACCATACCCACTACCGTGATTTCGACCCAGTCCACGACCGTTGGCTAAGCCCCGACTCCGCCGGTTACAAAGACGGCCTAAACCTCTACGGCGCATACAAGGGTGTCGATGGGGTAGATCCGTTAGGACTGGTAATGATTCTAATTCATGGTGTTAATACTGATGCCGCTTGGTTTGAGCATGCGAAAGCAGGTCTAAGAGCATATTGGAAAGCTCACGGTATGCCGGAAGAAGAAATTATCGAGTTTAAATGGTGGGATGAGGATGGGGTCCAAGGAGGCAGCTCTTTGAAGGCAACCGATGATACAACGAAATTTCATGGTTACAATAAGGCGGCAGCAGAAAGATTATCTATTTTAATCGCGGAACTTGATGGTTTAAAAAAACGCACAGGCAGCGAAGAAAATATATCTATTATGGCCCATAGCCAAGGTACTGAAATTGCGATGTTTGCGATGGATAGTAGCTATATACCAGAATATGGCATTAATAATAATTCGATAGTACCTGCGACGCCAACGAAGGCTAAAATCGATAACTTTATAATGATGGGTAGTCCATATGATATTACTCATTTCGGTAAATATAAAAAGTTCAACAAACTATCTTCTATACAGTCAGATGTTAGAGGAAATGTATATAACTACCGGTCTAAAGACGATTTTTGGGCAAGTTTTAAAGGAATTATAGGTGCTAATGGTAATTATTTAAATCGGTAA
- a CDS encoding helix-turn-helix transcriptional regulator, which produces MKDNSTSCNNVEGEASVENRDVYSTGNGSQNTSKSLALLLRAEQVAEFLNISVAHVYRMRNAGKLPKPVKLGGVVRWRLDELKQWVAAGMPNMLRWNQMRGGAA; this is translated from the coding sequence ATGAAAGATAATAGTACTTCATGTAATAACGTAGAGGGTGAAGCATCGGTTGAGAACCGCGATGTTTACTCCACTGGAAATGGTTCTCAAAACACTTCAAAATCACTTGCTTTACTTCTTAGGGCAGAGCAGGTGGCTGAATTTCTGAATATCAGTGTGGCGCATGTTTATCGCATGCGTAATGCTGGCAAGTTACCGAAGCCTGTTAAGTTGGGGGGTGTTGTACGTTGGCGGCTAGATGAGTTGAAGCAATGGGTTGCGGCAGGTATGCCAAACATGCTTCGTTGGAATCAGATGCGGGGAGGTGCTGCGTGA
- a CDS encoding P-loop NTPase fold protein, with protein sequence MNHLTLATKYAMHGNAALIFGMLTVIATTWAMTMTYHKETLKENRQHRRYVHRWVDIFLLSCVAASICIFTLPHLERLSVGFILHTQFLHHAIGISILTWADIFAIPIITLAILYLHHHGAFRKFGNFGQYPSIIFAIILVLIVVLIARQSRLAGPQYHAFVHIDWIVLSILIALPATFMAGIWHNRYLHSKNNEDPHDQDHDLTNISPHELLAQLTVNDKAWQEMKSWFNDTRPITIPENDKFGARRTAKQIANVFAQPINLSNKQGAAIGLIGPFGSGKSSVIEMAKNVYKRKYDKLKDTEQYTDNPTHYPLAFYIPIKTWGIEPETLTHHMLDAAISKLRMHMDTIGFSRLAEHYVQAVNATSVSWLQSLAALLRTHKDPENILKNINHALQAINRQIIFVIEDIDRAELSDSQLRKQHLDLQAMMDHLNECSHFNFIISISQSAFDVNRLCKTRIKLLSIDAELTGAILQAFRYRCLQTALTNNILFPDITENEINRIKNLVPSQSHHMTEENSSKYDYDSVWTHVIPLLCNPRRLTNTLNQTLSAWGKDKELKKLRGEVNFDELLIVETLRTTYPQAVDFIDRIKCNNYSPAEHMKNKEEEKETSNKINKSKTELNLLLKTIDQNDRTHVIEIISHFTGLYSNRGEIRSNGLDSTAQKTKCGRQTDIYWHRLFESYPTQDKHLTDQEILHGVSNWQNDKEHQELPEKLFSDNHYLSKFIHLHKHAHNPNPECILGCKKLRKLLKSIYKYALTKKDHGIHFNQSTSIYQILEIALKDKQRSVDDVFTWYITSVNKEKSSNLSLAVHLLWINEHEDILNPTDVDSVVNTAINSWASSMLTDGKHGYDILFDALPKNTLINIFCLKSFVQYSQTINYSELYQALQLLIDNHPKESAPYIAAMLFDTKTAEHNMYNRGIHDNYLSYTIDFNFVTQLIPQVNDRLAILDIIIARLNYQLTHTQFSDKELKRFYENAISELSLWRSKGAL encoded by the coding sequence ATGAATCATTTGACCTTGGCTACTAAATATGCAATGCATGGCAACGCTGCTCTGATATTTGGCATGCTCACAGTCATAGCAACAACTTGGGCAATGACCATGACTTACCACAAAGAAACACTTAAAGAAAATCGCCAACACAGACGTTACGTTCACCGCTGGGTAGATATCTTTCTTCTGAGTTGCGTCGCAGCAAGCATTTGCATCTTTACGCTCCCGCATCTTGAACGGCTTTCTGTTGGTTTCATATTGCACACTCAATTTTTGCACCACGCCATTGGCATTAGCATCCTTACATGGGCAGATATTTTCGCAATACCAATCATTACACTAGCAATTCTCTATCTACATCATCACGGTGCATTTCGTAAGTTTGGTAATTTCGGCCAGTATCCCAGTATAATATTTGCAATCATTTTGGTTCTCATTGTCGTGTTAATCGCCCGGCAATCCCGACTAGCCGGCCCTCAGTATCACGCATTCGTGCATATTGATTGGATTGTTCTTTCCATATTAATTGCACTACCAGCTACTTTCATGGCAGGTATTTGGCACAACCGTTACCTACATTCAAAAAACAACGAAGATCCACATGATCAGGATCATGATTTAACTAACATCTCGCCACACGAACTACTCGCCCAACTCACAGTTAACGATAAGGCATGGCAAGAAATGAAATCGTGGTTCAATGATACTCGTCCCATCACAATACCCGAAAACGACAAATTCGGTGCACGACGTACTGCCAAACAAATAGCCAATGTATTCGCTCAACCAATTAATCTCTCAAACAAACAAGGAGCAGCTATCGGCCTCATTGGCCCTTTTGGTTCTGGCAAAAGTTCGGTAATCGAAATGGCGAAAAATGTTTACAAACGTAAATACGACAAACTCAAGGATACGGAACAATACACTGATAACCCTACACATTATCCTCTCGCATTTTATATTCCAATTAAAACATGGGGTATTGAGCCTGAAACTCTCACGCATCACATGCTTGATGCGGCAATAAGCAAACTTCGAATGCATATGGATACGATTGGATTTTCACGTTTAGCAGAGCATTACGTCCAAGCTGTCAACGCTACTAGTGTTAGCTGGCTACAATCGCTCGCGGCATTGCTTCGCACTCACAAAGATCCTGAAAATATATTAAAAAACATCAATCATGCATTACAAGCAATTAACCGACAAATTATCTTTGTCATTGAAGATATTGATCGCGCCGAATTATCTGATTCACAACTCAGAAAACAGCATCTTGACTTACAAGCTATGATGGATCATCTAAACGAATGCTCTCATTTCAATTTTATTATATCAATCAGTCAGTCTGCATTTGATGTAAATCGCCTTTGTAAAACAAGAATCAAGCTATTGAGTATTGATGCTGAATTAACTGGAGCCATATTGCAAGCATTTCGTTATCGTTGCCTGCAAACTGCATTAACAAACAATATCCTGTTTCCAGATATAACGGAAAATGAAATCAACAGAATAAAGAATCTAGTCCCATCTCAATCCCATCACATGACAGAAGAAAATTCTAGCAAATACGATTATGATTCCGTATGGACGCATGTAATCCCCTTACTATGCAATCCAAGACGACTTACAAATACGCTCAACCAAACACTCTCTGCTTGGGGGAAAGACAAAGAGTTAAAGAAACTACGCGGTGAAGTTAATTTTGATGAATTACTTATAGTAGAAACCTTGCGAACTACTTATCCGCAAGCCGTAGATTTTATTGATCGTATAAAATGTAATAATTATTCGCCTGCGGAACACATGAAAAATAAAGAAGAAGAAAAAGAAACCTCTAACAAAATTAATAAAAGCAAGACTGAGCTTAATCTTCTTTTAAAAACAATCGATCAAAATGACCGCACTCATGTAATTGAGATCATATCTCACTTTACTGGATTGTATAGCAATCGAGGGGAAATACGAAGTAACGGATTAGATTCTACAGCGCAAAAAACTAAATGCGGACGACAAACTGATATCTATTGGCATCGCCTTTTTGAGTCATATCCAACACAAGATAAGCATCTAACAGATCAAGAGATTCTTCACGGCGTTTCAAACTGGCAAAACGACAAAGAACATCAAGAACTACCTGAAAAATTATTTAGCGACAACCATTATTTATCTAAATTCATACATCTGCACAAACATGCACATAATCCAAATCCTGAATGCATACTCGGGTGTAAAAAATTGCGTAAACTTCTAAAAAGTATCTACAAATATGCACTGACAAAGAAAGATCATGGCATACACTTCAATCAATCTACTAGCATTTATCAAATCCTTGAAATTGCTTTGAAGGATAAACAACGATCTGTAGATGATGTATTCACCTGGTATATTACCTCTGTAAATAAAGAAAAGAGCAGCAACTTATCACTTGCAGTACACCTATTATGGATCAATGAGCATGAGGATATTTTAAATCCAACAGATGTTGATTCTGTTGTCAACACCGCCATCAATTCATGGGCATCCAGTATGCTTACCGACGGTAAGCATGGTTACGACATACTATTCGATGCTCTACCGAAGAATACTCTGATAAATATTTTTTGTCTAAAAAGCTTTGTTCAATATTCTCAAACCATTAATTACTCTGAACTATATCAAGCCCTTCAATTGCTTATCGACAATCATCCAAAAGAATCGGCACCATATATAGCAGCGATGTTATTCGATACAAAAACTGCTGAGCATAATATGTACAACCGCGGGATACATGATAACTATTTAAGTTACACAATTGACTTTAACTTTGTCACACAATTAATACCGCAAGTAAATGACCGTTTAGCAATTCTCGATATAATTATTGCCAGATTAAATTATCAACTCACTCATACTCAGTTTAGTGACAAAGAACTGAAGCGTTTTTATGAGAATGCGATATCTGAGCTTAGCCTATGGCGAAGCAAGGGTGCGTTATAA